From the Clostridiales bacterium FE2011 genome, one window contains:
- a CDS encoding phosphodiester glycosidase family protein — MKRNTVRWIAAVLLLLALAAGLSCPSIVEAEAATKLPMDFTKGGVKTDKDKWTYDGKTPVAYSDSTIEVTSEKSSVTAKVKGKNVKHEVWVIRIKIQDASQLRTAVSKDTYNGRGQAKGEDIAKSKNAVVAMNGDFFKYENDVGYVVRQAEFIRDATDTSRKKKGQPICFDMLVVDNEGDFYIVPQARTKEIEAFIENTLTPEGRTVMDTFNLGPALVIDGEVQDIASSQAAQQGDYQWNYPQQRIALVQTGHLEYAIVEVFGQTDSTAGLTLEEFANLIAEKVPNAKIAYNFDGGGSTNLILNNKKICKTPGLREITDIIYFASAEGYVEE; from the coding sequence ATGAAGCGTAATACTGTCCGATGGATTGCCGCAGTCCTGCTGCTGCTTGCGCTGGCAGCCGGGCTTTCCTGTCCGTCCATTGTGGAAGCTGAGGCAGCAACGAAGCTGCCGATGGATTTCACCAAGGGCGGCGTCAAGACTGACAAAGACAAGTGGACCTATGACGGAAAAACGCCTGTTGCCTACAGCGATTCCACGATTGAGGTCACGTCTGAAAAAAGCTCCGTGACCGCCAAGGTGAAGGGCAAGAACGTCAAGCATGAAGTCTGGGTGATCCGGATCAAGATCCAGGATGCTTCCCAGCTGCGTACCGCGGTGAGCAAGGATACCTACAACGGCCGCGGACAGGCGAAGGGCGAAGACATCGCAAAGAGCAAGAATGCCGTTGTTGCGATGAACGGAGACTTCTTCAAATATGAAAACGACGTGGGATACGTTGTGCGCCAGGCTGAATTTATCCGGGACGCGACGGATACCAGCCGGAAAAAGAAGGGCCAGCCGATCTGCTTTGATATGCTGGTGGTGGATAATGAGGGAGACTTCTATATTGTTCCCCAGGCCCGGACAAAGGAGATTGAGGCGTTCATCGAGAATACGCTGACCCCTGAAGGAAGAACCGTGATGGACACGTTCAACCTGGGACCCGCGCTCGTAATCGACGGAGAGGTGCAGGATATCGCTTCCTCCCAGGCGGCACAGCAGGGAGACTACCAGTGGAATTATCCCCAGCAGCGTATCGCCCTGGTGCAGACCGGACACCTGGAATACGCCATTGTGGAAGTGTTCGGCCAGACGGACTCCACTGCCGGCCTGACACTGGAAGAGTTTGCGAATCTTATCGCGGAAAAGGTACCGAATGCCAAGATCGCCTATAACTTTGACGGCGGCGGATCCACAAACCTGATCCTGAACAACAAAAAGATCTGCAAGACCCCCGGCCTGCGGGAGATTACCGATATCATTTACTTTGCATCTGCTGAAGGCTACGTTGAGGAATAA